The following coding sequences lie in one Aquabacterium olei genomic window:
- a CDS encoding electron transfer flavoprotein subunit beta/FixA family protein has product MKALVAVKRVVDYNVKVRVKADQSGVDIANVKMSMNPFDEIAVEEAVRLKEQGIVTEVVAVSCGVAQCQEVLRTALAIGADRAILVESDAELQPLAVAKLLKAIVDKEQPGLIIVGKQAIDDDSNQTGQMLAELANLPQATFASKVAKDGDKLLVTREVDGGAETLSLSIPAVVTTDLRLNEPRYVTLPNIMKAKKKPLDTFKPADLGVDVSPRLKTLKVSEPPVRSAGIKVADVATLVDKLKNDAKVL; this is encoded by the coding sequence ATGAAAGCACTTGTCGCCGTCAAGCGCGTGGTCGACTACAACGTCAAGGTCCGTGTCAAGGCCGACCAGAGCGGCGTGGACATCGCCAACGTCAAGATGAGCATGAACCCCTTTGACGAAATCGCCGTCGAAGAGGCCGTGCGCCTGAAAGAGCAGGGCATCGTCACCGAAGTGGTGGCCGTGTCCTGCGGTGTGGCCCAGTGCCAGGAAGTCCTGCGAACCGCGCTGGCCATCGGCGCGGACCGTGCCATCCTGGTCGAGAGCGACGCCGAGCTGCAGCCCCTGGCCGTGGCCAAGCTGCTCAAGGCGATCGTGGACAAGGAGCAGCCTGGTCTGATCATCGTCGGCAAGCAAGCCATCGATGACGACAGCAACCAGACCGGTCAGATGCTGGCCGAGCTGGCCAACCTGCCGCAAGCCACCTTCGCCTCCAAGGTTGCCAAGGACGGCGACAAGCTGCTGGTGACCCGTGAAGTCGATGGCGGCGCCGAAACGCTGTCGCTGTCGATTCCCGCGGTGGTGACGACCGACCTGCGCCTCAATGAGCCGCGCTATGTCACGCTGCCCAACATCATGAAGGCCAAGAAGAAGCCGCTGGACACCTTCAAGCCGGCCGACCTGGGTGTGGACGTGAGCCCGCGCCTGAAGACACTCAAGGTCAGCGAGCCCCCGGTGCGCTCGGCCGGCATCAAGGTGGCCGATGTGGCCACCCTGGTCGACAAGCTCAAGAACGACGCCAAGGTCCTGTGA
- a CDS encoding branched-chain amino acid ABC transporter permease, with protein sequence MSMSRISVLSVLTLILGVVIMTFVTSGSLLAMFTQAVVYAISALGVGFLLRQNGLVSFGHALFFGAAGYGMGVILQLEWMSAELAVFAVLGGLALVGFLMGLVIVRVPGIAFGMLTLAIGQMAYLLATRATGMTGGTDGMSVAWPNEVFGFSQSVLLKPAVLFMVAWVLMVVVTCLLLWVIRTRFGAITEAIRDNEERARFIGITTTVPRAAIFAISGVVTGIAGLLSSFNTGFVSPETLHWSVSAITLLMVVVGGFKRPIGPIVGAIVYFLFKDLLGEYATHSNAIFGAALIAVIVFSPDGITGAIERAFKGKKPAGAAHQPISH encoded by the coding sequence ATGAGTATGTCTCGCATCAGCGTCCTGTCGGTGCTGACCTTGATCCTGGGCGTGGTCATCATGACCTTCGTCACCTCCGGCTCGCTGCTGGCGATGTTCACGCAGGCGGTGGTGTACGCCATCTCGGCCCTGGGCGTGGGCTTTCTGCTGCGCCAGAACGGCCTGGTCAGCTTTGGACACGCCCTGTTCTTCGGTGCCGCCGGTTACGGCATGGGCGTCATCTTGCAGCTGGAGTGGATGTCGGCCGAGCTCGCCGTCTTTGCGGTGCTCGGTGGCCTGGCGCTGGTGGGCTTTCTGATGGGCCTGGTGATCGTGCGCGTGCCCGGCATTGCCTTCGGCATGCTGACCCTGGCCATTGGCCAGATGGCCTACCTGCTGGCCACCCGCGCCACCGGCATGACCGGCGGCACCGACGGCATGAGCGTGGCCTGGCCCAATGAGGTGTTCGGCTTCTCGCAATCGGTGCTGCTCAAGCCCGCCGTGCTGTTCATGGTGGCCTGGGTGTTGATGGTGGTCGTCACCTGCCTGCTGCTGTGGGTCATCCGCACGCGCTTCGGGGCCATCACCGAGGCCATCCGCGACAACGAAGAGCGCGCGCGCTTCATCGGCATCACCACCACCGTGCCCCGCGCCGCCATCTTCGCCATCTCCGGCGTGGTCACCGGCATCGCGGGTCTGCTGTCTTCGTTCAACACCGGCTTCGTCTCGCCCGAGACCCTGCACTGGAGCGTCTCGGCCATCACCTTGTTGATGGTGGTGGTGGGCGGCTTCAAGCGCCCGATCGGCCCGATCGTCGGTGCCATCGTGTACTTCCTGTTCAAGGATCTGCTCGGTGAGTACGCCACGCACAGCAACGCCATCTTCGGCGCGGCCCTGATCGCGGTCATCGTGTTCTCGCCCGACGGAATCACCGGGGCCATCGAGCGGGCCTTCAAGGGCAAGAAACCCGCCGGTGCTGCGCACCAACCCATCAGCCACTGA
- a CDS encoding acyl-CoA dehydrogenase, whose product MSSSTKATFQWDDPLLLDQQLTDDERAVRDAARAYCQDRLAPRVLNAFRNEQTDASIFREMGELGLLGVTIPTEYGGSGLNYVSYGLVAREVERIDSGYRSMMSVQHSLVMVPINEFGTEAQKKKYLPKLCTGEYIGCFGLTEPNHGSDPGSMITRATKVGGGYKLSGSKMWISNSPIADVFVVWAQCNEDGKDAIRGFILEKGWKGLSAPAIHGKVGLRASITGEIVMDEVFVPEENAFPTVRGLKGPFTCLNSARYGISWGALGAAEDCYSRARQYVMDRKQFGKPLAANQLIQKKLADMLTEITLGLQGCLALGRLKDAGQAPVEVTSIMKRNSCGKALDIARLARDMMGGNGISDEFGVARHLVNLEVVNTYEGTHDIHALILGRAITGSAAF is encoded by the coding sequence ATGTCTTCTTCCACCAAAGCCACCTTCCAATGGGATGATCCCCTGCTGCTGGACCAGCAGCTGACCGACGATGAACGCGCCGTGCGCGATGCCGCCCGCGCCTACTGTCAGGACAGGCTGGCTCCGCGCGTGCTCAACGCCTTCCGCAACGAGCAGACGGATGCATCGATCTTCCGCGAGATGGGGGAGCTCGGCCTGCTGGGCGTGACCATCCCCACCGAGTACGGCGGCTCCGGCCTGAACTACGTTTCCTATGGGCTTGTGGCCCGCGAGGTCGAGCGCATCGACTCGGGCTACCGTTCGATGATGAGCGTGCAGCACTCGCTGGTCATGGTCCCGATCAACGAGTTCGGCACCGAAGCGCAGAAGAAGAAGTACCTGCCCAAGCTGTGCACCGGCGAGTACATCGGCTGCTTCGGTCTGACCGAACCCAACCACGGCTCGGACCCCGGCAGCATGATCACCCGCGCCACCAAGGTGGGAGGCGGCTACAAGCTCAGCGGCTCGAAGATGTGGATCTCGAACTCGCCGATCGCCGACGTGTTCGTGGTCTGGGCGCAGTGCAATGAAGACGGCAAGGACGCCATCCGCGGCTTCATCCTCGAGAAGGGCTGGAAGGGACTGAGTGCGCCCGCCATCCATGGCAAGGTCGGTCTGCGGGCCTCCATCACCGGTGAGATCGTGATGGACGAGGTGTTCGTGCCCGAAGAGAACGCCTTTCCCACCGTGCGGGGTCTGAAGGGGCCCTTCACTTGCCTGAACAGCGCACGCTACGGCATCTCCTGGGGGGCGCTGGGGGCCGCCGAAGACTGCTACAGCCGGGCCCGCCAGTACGTGATGGACCGCAAGCAGTTCGGCAAGCCGCTGGCGGCCAACCAGTTGATCCAGAAGAAGCTGGCCGACATGCTGACCGAGATCACGCTGGGCCTGCAGGGCTGCCTGGCCCTGGGGCGCCTGAAGGATGCTGGCCAGGCACCGGTGGAGGTGACCTCGATCATGAAGCGCAACAGCTGTGGCAAGGCGCTCGACATCGCCCGCCTCGCGCGCGACATGATGGGCGGCAACGGCATCTCCGACGAGTTCGGTGTGGCACGCCATCTCGTCAACCTCGAGGTGGTCAACACCTACGAAGGCACGCACGACATCCACGCCCTGATTCTGGGCCGTGCGATCACCGGCTCGGCCGCTTTCTGA
- a CDS encoding enoyl-CoA hydratase, with the protein MSQLERPILTATHGRVALITLNRPAQMNALNDALMSALGEALLAFDRDEGIGAIVVTGNDKAFAAGADIAAMADWTYQDVVRDQFVTRNWETIRQVRKPVIAAVAGFALGGGCELALACDIVIAAESARFGLPEVKLAVLPGAGGTQRLPRAIGKAKAMDLCLTGRMLDAHEAERDGLVSRVVTPERLMDEAMAVATTIAGFSLPAVMSIKACVNRAWESSLAEGIGFERRELYARFATDDAREGMHAFLGKRKPVFQHR; encoded by the coding sequence ATGAGTCAGCTCGAACGCCCCATCCTCACTGCGACGCACGGCCGTGTCGCGCTCATCACCCTGAACCGCCCGGCGCAGATGAATGCGCTCAACGACGCCCTGATGAGCGCCCTGGGCGAGGCCTTGCTGGCCTTCGACCGTGACGAGGGCATCGGCGCCATCGTGGTCACCGGCAACGACAAGGCGTTTGCCGCCGGTGCCGACATCGCCGCCATGGCCGACTGGACCTACCAGGACGTGGTGCGCGACCAGTTCGTGACCCGCAACTGGGAAACCATCCGCCAGGTGCGCAAGCCGGTGATTGCCGCCGTGGCCGGCTTTGCACTGGGCGGCGGTTGCGAACTGGCGCTGGCGTGCGACATCGTCATCGCGGCCGAATCCGCCCGATTCGGGCTGCCCGAAGTCAAGCTGGCGGTGCTGCCGGGCGCCGGGGGCACGCAGCGCCTGCCGCGGGCCATCGGCAAGGCCAAGGCCATGGACCTGTGCCTGACTGGACGCATGCTCGACGCCCACGAGGCCGAGCGCGACGGGCTGGTCTCGCGTGTGGTCACGCCCGAGCGGCTGATGGACGAGGCCATGGCCGTGGCCACCACCATCGCCGGCTTCTCGCTGCCCGCTGTCATGAGCATCAAGGCCTGTGTCAACCGTGCCTGGGAATCTTCCCTCGCCGAAGGCATCGGCTTCGAGCGTCGCGAGCTGTATGCACGCTTCGCCACCGACGACGCCCGCGAAGGCATGCACGCCTTCCTGGGCAAGCGCAAACCGGTGTTCCAGCACCGTTGA
- the aliA gene encoding cyclohexanecarboxylate-CoA ligase has product MDFDAVLLAPRRAAAVAQGYWLDRTINDELDQAVATCPDRPALTAVRVETGEVTRFTYAEMARLADRIAVGLTRLGVGKNDIVALQLPNWWQFTLTYLACSRIGAVLNPMMHIFRERELSFMLQHGEAKVVIVPKVFRGFDFEAMLDGLKPQLPALQHVVVVGAVDADGQPAAHSFEALLTVPEWEKSPDAQAVLTRNRPSADDITQLIYTSGTTGEPKGVMHSANTVFSNIVPYARRLQLGAGDTVLMASPMAHQTGFMYGLLMPIILKSHVVLQDIWDAKKGIELINAEQVAFTMASTPFLTDLTNTVQAAHTSVPSLKTFLCAGAPIPTALVEQARAVLGVKIVSAWGMSENGAVTTTRLDDPDERAFNTDGCPLPGVELKVVDVEGRELPPGQAGKLMVRACSNFGGYLKRPQLNGTDADGWFDTGDLARMDDHGYIRITGRSKDVIIRGGENIPVIEIENLLYRHPAVALASVVPYPDERMGERACAVVVTKPGQALTFDEMVAYMKAQKVAMQYIPEKLLVQESLPSTASGKIQKFKLREMLAEMTRQVQA; this is encoded by the coding sequence ATGGACTTTGATGCTGTGCTGCTGGCGCCCCGGCGTGCCGCCGCGGTGGCCCAGGGCTACTGGCTCGACCGCACCATCAACGATGAGCTGGACCAGGCGGTGGCGACCTGCCCGGACCGGCCCGCGCTGACCGCCGTGCGTGTGGAAACGGGCGAGGTGACGCGTTTCACCTATGCCGAGATGGCCCGACTCGCCGACCGCATCGCGGTGGGCCTCACGCGCCTGGGCGTGGGCAAGAACGACATCGTCGCCTTGCAGCTGCCCAACTGGTGGCAGTTCACGCTGACCTACCTGGCGTGCTCACGCATCGGCGCGGTGCTCAACCCGATGATGCACATCTTCCGTGAGCGCGAGCTGTCCTTCATGCTGCAGCACGGCGAAGCCAAGGTGGTCATCGTGCCCAAGGTGTTCCGCGGTTTCGACTTCGAGGCCATGCTCGACGGGCTGAAGCCGCAGTTGCCCGCGCTGCAGCACGTCGTGGTGGTCGGTGCGGTGGATGCCGATGGGCAACCCGCCGCCCACAGCTTCGAAGCCCTGCTCACGGTGCCGGAGTGGGAGAAGTCGCCTGACGCGCAGGCCGTCCTCACCCGCAACCGGCCGAGCGCGGACGACATCACCCAGCTCATCTACACCTCGGGCACCACGGGCGAGCCCAAGGGCGTGATGCACTCGGCCAACACGGTGTTCTCCAACATCGTGCCTTACGCCCGCCGACTGCAGCTCGGCGCGGGCGACACGGTGTTGATGGCTTCGCCGATGGCCCACCAGACCGGCTTCATGTACGGCCTGCTGATGCCCATCATCCTGAAGTCGCACGTGGTGCTGCAGGACATCTGGGACGCGAAGAAGGGCATCGAGCTGATCAACGCCGAGCAGGTGGCCTTCACCATGGCTTCCACGCCCTTCCTGACCGACCTGACCAACACCGTGCAGGCGGCCCACACCAGCGTGCCCTCGTTGAAGACGTTTCTCTGCGCGGGTGCGCCCATTCCCACGGCCCTGGTGGAGCAGGCCCGTGCGGTGCTGGGCGTGAAGATTGTCTCGGCCTGGGGCATGTCCGAGAACGGTGCCGTGACGACGACCCGCCTCGATGATCCGGACGAGCGCGCCTTCAACACCGACGGCTGTCCGCTGCCCGGGGTGGAACTCAAGGTGGTCGACGTGGAAGGCCGCGAACTGCCGCCCGGCCAGGCCGGCAAGCTGATGGTGCGGGCCTGCTCGAATTTCGGGGGCTACCTCAAGCGCCCGCAGCTCAACGGCACCGATGCCGACGGGTGGTTCGACACGGGCGATCTGGCCCGCATGGACGACCACGGCTACATCCGCATCACGGGGCGCAGCAAGGACGTGATCATCCGCGGAGGCGAGAACATCCCCGTCATCGAAATCGAGAACCTGCTGTATCGCCATCCCGCGGTGGCATTGGCGTCCGTCGTGCCCTATCCCGACGAGCGCATGGGCGAGCGGGCTTGCGCCGTCGTGGTGACCAAGCCCGGGCAGGCGCTGACCTTCGATGAGATGGTGGCGTACATGAAGGCGCAGAAGGTCGCGATGCAGTACATCCCCGAGAAGCTGCTGGTGCAGGAGTCGCTGCCTTCCACCGCCTCCGGAAAGATCCAGAAGTTCAAGCTGCGCGAGATGCTGGCCGAGATGACGCGGCAGGTGCAGGCGTGA
- a CDS encoding electron transfer flavoprotein subunit alpha/FixB family protein: MTALVIAEHDNALLKGATLNTVTAAVACGGDVHVLVAGHNAGAAAAAAAQIAGVTKVIHADGPSLAQGLAENVKAQVVSLASSYSHILFPATAGGKNVAPRVAARLDVAQISDVTKVISSDTFERPIYAGNAMATVQSADAVKVLTVRTTGFDAAAATGGSAAVTTVDAVADSGLSTFQGSEIAKNDRPELTAAKIIVSGGRALGSSEKFNEVLTPLADKLGAALGASRAAVDAGYAPNDWQVGQTGKIVAPQLYVAAGISGAIQHLAGMKDSKVIVAINKDPEAPIFQVADYGLEADLFAAVPALTQAL; the protein is encoded by the coding sequence ATGACCGCACTCGTCATTGCCGAACACGACAACGCCTTGCTCAAGGGCGCGACCCTCAACACCGTCACTGCGGCCGTCGCTTGCGGTGGCGACGTGCATGTGCTGGTGGCTGGCCACAATGCCGGTGCTGCTGCCGCAGCGGCCGCTCAGATCGCTGGCGTCACCAAAGTCATCCATGCCGATGGCCCCAGCCTGGCCCAGGGCCTCGCCGAGAATGTGAAGGCTCAGGTCGTGAGCCTGGCGTCCAGCTACAGCCACATCCTGTTCCCCGCCACCGCTGGCGGCAAGAACGTGGCCCCGCGCGTGGCCGCTCGCCTGGACGTGGCCCAGATCAGTGACGTCACCAAGGTGATCTCGTCTGACACCTTCGAGCGTCCCATCTATGCCGGCAACGCGATGGCCACCGTGCAAAGTGCCGACGCCGTGAAGGTGTTGACCGTGCGCACCACCGGCTTCGACGCCGCAGCCGCCACCGGTGGCAGCGCCGCCGTGACCACCGTGGACGCCGTGGCCGATTCGGGCCTGAGCACCTTCCAGGGCAGCGAGATCGCCAAGAACGATCGTCCCGAACTGACCGCTGCCAAGATCATCGTCTCCGGTGGTCGCGCGCTGGGCTCGTCCGAGAAGTTCAACGAGGTCCTCACGCCCCTGGCCGACAAGCTCGGTGCCGCCCTGGGTGCTTCGCGCGCCGCGGTGGACGCCGGCTATGCCCCTAACGACTGGCAGGTCGGCCAGACCGGCAAGATCGTGGCGCCGCAGCTCTACGTCGCGGCCGGCATCTCGGGCGCCATCCAGCACCTGGCCGGCATGAAGGACTCGAAGGTGATCGTCGCGATCAACAAGGATCCGGAAGCCCCGATCTTCCAGGTGGCCGACTACGGGTTGGAGGCGGATCTGTTTGCCGCCGTGCCCGCCCTGACCCAGGCGCTCTGA
- the aliB gene encoding cyclohexanecarboxyl-CoA dehydrogenase, translated as MNPNPYINEDLQALAETARRFATERVAPGFLERDKTRDLDRVLLREMGELGFICPELPEEFGGMGMGCLAAGVIHEEIAAADLSFSYLNLLASLNGHILAKYGNPEVVGPWLKKLTRGEIICCIALTEPRGGSDAANLRLRIERDGDFYVLNGEKTSISAADQADLAVVFGRTGAPEDGAHGVTAVMVPMDTPGITTNRFDCHGQRAIGRGSIFFENVRVPVSHRLGEENKGFVQVMHGFDYSRSLIGLQCLAVARAALTETWEYITQREAFGKPLSNFQGVTHPLAQFDTEVEGARLLCLQGLWLKDQGLPHTAEAGMAKWWGPKLAYDVIHQCLLCYGHGGYDRGVMEQRLRDVLGFQIGDGTAQIMKTIVARVRAGRKNVPA; from the coding sequence ATGAACCCGAATCCCTACATCAACGAAGACCTGCAGGCGCTGGCCGAGACGGCCCGCCGTTTTGCGACCGAGCGCGTGGCGCCCGGTTTTCTGGAGCGCGACAAGACGCGTGACCTCGATCGCGTCCTGCTGCGCGAAATGGGTGAGCTCGGGTTCATCTGCCCTGAACTGCCCGAAGAGTTCGGCGGGATGGGCATGGGCTGTCTGGCGGCCGGCGTGATCCACGAGGAGATCGCCGCGGCTGACCTCAGCTTTTCCTATCTGAACCTGCTGGCTTCGTTGAACGGCCACATCCTGGCCAAGTACGGCAACCCCGAGGTCGTCGGGCCCTGGCTCAAGAAGCTGACCCGCGGCGAGATCATCTGCTGTATCGCGCTGACCGAGCCCCGTGGCGGCTCCGACGCGGCCAACCTGCGTCTGCGCATCGAGCGCGACGGCGACTTCTACGTCCTCAATGGCGAGAAGACCTCCATCTCGGCGGCCGACCAGGCGGACCTGGCCGTGGTCTTCGGTCGCACCGGTGCACCCGAAGACGGCGCCCATGGCGTGACCGCCGTGATGGTGCCGATGGACACCCCGGGCATCACCACCAACCGTTTTGACTGCCATGGCCAGCGTGCCATCGGTCGCGGTTCGATCTTCTTCGAGAACGTGCGTGTGCCCGTCAGCCACCGCCTCGGCGAAGAGAACAAGGGCTTCGTGCAGGTGATGCACGGCTTCGACTATTCGCGCTCGCTGATCGGTCTCCAGTGCCTGGCCGTGGCCCGTGCGGCCCTGACCGAAACCTGGGAGTACATCACGCAGCGTGAAGCCTTCGGCAAGCCGCTGTCGAACTTCCAGGGCGTGACCCATCCGCTGGCGCAGTTCGACACCGAGGTCGAAGGGGCTCGTCTGCTGTGCCTGCAGGGCCTGTGGCTGAAGGACCAGGGCCTGCCGCACACGGCGGAAGCCGGCATGGCCAAGTGGTGGGGCCCCAAGCTGGCCTACGACGTGATCCACCAGTGCCTGCTGTGCTATGGCCATGGCGGCTACGACCGCGGCGTGATGGAGCAGCGACTGCGCGATGTGCTGGGCTTCCAGATCGGCGACGGCACGGCCCAGATCATGAAGACCATCGTGGCCCGCGTGCGCGCCGGTCGCAAGAACGTGCCGGCCTGA
- the badI gene encoding 2-ketocyclohexanecarboxyl-CoA hydrolase has product MSAPFEDILYEVRNHVAWITINRPEKMNAFRGTTCDEIIKALNKAGYDRDVGCIVLAGAGDRAFCTGGDQSAHDGNYDGRGTIGLPMEELHTAIRDVPKPVIARVQGFAIGGGNVLCTICDLTICSDKAIFGQVGPKMGSVDPGYGTAFLARVVGEKKAREIWYLNKRYSGQEAVDMGLANICVPHEQLDATVQEWAETICERSPTAIAIAKRSFNMDTAHQSGIAGMGMYALKLYYDTEESREGVNALKEKRKPDFRKYAK; this is encoded by the coding sequence ATGTCCGCACCGTTCGAAGACATCCTCTACGAAGTCCGCAACCACGTTGCCTGGATCACGATCAACCGCCCGGAGAAGATGAACGCCTTCCGCGGCACCACCTGCGACGAGATCATCAAGGCCCTCAACAAGGCCGGCTATGACCGCGACGTGGGCTGCATCGTGCTGGCCGGCGCGGGTGACCGTGCCTTCTGCACCGGCGGCGACCAGTCGGCGCACGATGGCAATTACGACGGCCGCGGCACCATCGGCCTGCCGATGGAGGAGTTGCACACCGCCATCCGCGACGTGCCCAAGCCGGTGATCGCCCGCGTGCAGGGCTTTGCCATCGGGGGTGGCAACGTGCTGTGCACCATCTGTGACCTGACCATCTGTTCCGACAAGGCCATCTTCGGCCAGGTGGGTCCCAAGATGGGCTCGGTGGACCCCGGCTACGGCACCGCCTTCCTGGCTCGCGTGGTGGGCGAGAAGAAAGCCCGTGAGATCTGGTACCTGAACAAGCGCTACTCGGGTCAGGAGGCCGTGGACATGGGCCTGGCCAACATCTGCGTGCCGCACGAGCAGCTCGATGCCACCGTGCAGGAGTGGGCGGAAACGATCTGCGAGCGCAGCCCCACCGCCATTGCCATCGCCAAGCGCAGTTTCAACATGGACACGGCGCACCAGAGTGGCATCGCCGGCATGGGCATGTACGCCCTGAAGCTGTACTACGACACCGAAGAGTCGCGCGAGGGCGTCAATGCGCTGAAGGAAAAGCGCAAGCCGGACTTCCGCAAGTACGCCAAGTGA
- a CDS encoding ABC transporter ATP-binding protein: MSQYVLQAQDVAIHYGGVKALDGVDMTLEKGQIRGLIGPNGAGKSTVIDAITGRRPLTRGKVTLMGQDVSHLGAVERRARGLSRSFQRTSIFHGMTVRAQVELASYKMGMQNSAEDAEAVLRELDLDRLGHIVAEDLGYGEQRRLDLALALVGRPQVLMLDEPMAGLSVKESHDLARHLKALTSKWDVSVLLVEHDMDVVFGISDVITVFELGRVIAQGAPAEVRANPRVREAYLGSTA, translated from the coding sequence ATGAGCCAGTACGTTCTACAGGCCCAGGATGTGGCCATCCACTACGGTGGGGTGAAGGCCCTGGACGGCGTGGACATGACCCTGGAGAAGGGCCAGATCCGCGGCCTGATCGGCCCCAACGGCGCGGGCAAGTCCACGGTGATCGATGCCATCACCGGGCGCCGTCCGCTCACGCGGGGCAAGGTGACCCTGATGGGTCAGGACGTGAGCCACCTGGGGGCGGTCGAGCGCCGCGCCCGCGGCCTGTCGCGCAGCTTCCAGCGCACCTCCATCTTTCACGGCATGACCGTGCGCGCCCAGGTCGAACTGGCGTCTTACAAGATGGGCATGCAGAACTCGGCCGAAGACGCCGAGGCCGTTCTCAGGGAGCTGGACCTGGACCGCCTGGGCCACATCGTGGCCGAGGACCTGGGCTACGGCGAGCAACGCCGACTCGATCTGGCACTGGCTCTGGTGGGCCGCCCGCAGGTGCTGATGCTGGACGAGCCGATGGCGGGCCTGTCCGTCAAGGAGTCGCACGATCTGGCCAGGCACCTGAAGGCGCTGACCTCGAAGTGGGATGTGTCGGTGCTGCTGGTCGAGCATGACATGGACGTGGTGTTCGGCATCTCCGACGTCATCACAGTGTTCGAACTGGGCCGCGTGATCGCCCAGGGCGCCCCCGCCGAAGTCCGCGCCAACCCGCGCGTCCGTGAAGCCTACCTCGGGAGCACCGCATGA
- a CDS encoding branched-chain amino acid ABC transporter permease produces the protein MLTINLFNGLVYGALLIVMSSGLALIYGLRRVVNFAHGALYMLGAYLGYTVAIHSNFWVALVVAPALMAGVGVLLDRYGFRLLQDREPLNVMLVTFGLLLILEDLVVAIWGKGNHSIFTPTLLDGSVAVFGHDLPAYRIAVLFTGLAVAAGLTVWLRCSRVGLFVRAASTEPVTTSMQGVNTDMLSAGVVGLGSALAGLAGVVAGPFLSLSPHMSSDVLIDSFVVVVIGGLGSLAGAFIAAILLGMMQALGAVYLPGVSVLLPFLFMIVVLIWKPSGLMGSRT, from the coding sequence ATGCTCACCATCAACCTGTTCAACGGGCTGGTGTATGGCGCCCTGCTCATCGTGATGAGCTCGGGCCTTGCCCTGATCTATGGCTTGCGCCGCGTGGTGAACTTCGCCCACGGCGCGCTCTACATGCTCGGCGCCTATCTGGGCTACACCGTGGCCATCCACAGCAACTTCTGGGTGGCCCTGGTGGTCGCGCCGGCCTTGATGGCCGGGGTGGGTGTGCTGCTCGACCGTTACGGGTTTCGCCTGCTGCAGGACCGCGAGCCGCTCAATGTGATGCTCGTCACCTTCGGCCTCCTGCTCATCCTGGAAGACCTGGTGGTGGCCATCTGGGGGAAGGGCAATCACTCGATCTTCACGCCCACGCTGCTCGATGGCTCGGTGGCCGTCTTTGGTCATGACCTGCCGGCCTATCGCATCGCCGTGCTGTTCACGGGGCTGGCCGTGGCTGCCGGGCTGACGGTGTGGCTGCGCTGCTCGCGTGTCGGTCTGTTCGTGCGGGCCGCCTCGACCGAGCCCGTCACCACCTCGATGCAGGGCGTCAACACCGACATGCTGAGTGCCGGGGTGGTGGGCCTGGGCAGCGCGTTGGCCGGTCTGGCCGGCGTGGTCGCCGGACCCTTCCTGTCGCTGTCGCCGCACATGAGCTCCGACGTGCTGATCGACTCCTTCGTCGTCGTCGTGATCGGGGGGCTGGGCTCGCTGGCGGGGGCCTTCATCGCCGCCATCCTGCTGGGGATGATGCAGGCCCTGGGCGCCGTCTACCTGCCTGGCGTGTCGGTTCTGCTGCCCTTCCTCTTCATGATCGTCGTGCTGATCTGGAAGCCCTCGGGCCTGATGGGCAGCCGCACCTGA